A genomic region of Runella rosea contains the following coding sequences:
- a CDS encoding thioredoxin family protein — MQRFISALAIALLMLSGIAATTPKVTTAPAASGIQFVELPWAKALEKAKKEKKLIFFDAYTSWCGPCKMLQKNVFTRSDVGEYFNANFINIKKDMEEGEGPRLATMYPIEGYPSLFFINGNGKVVTMHLGAMDGPELIKFAKMVASKK; from the coding sequence ATGCAACGCTTCATCTCTGCTTTAGCAATAGCCCTCCTGATGCTGTCAGGCATTGCCGCTACAACCCCAAAGGTCACAACAGCTCCCGCCGCTTCCGGTATTCAGTTTGTTGAGTTACCTTGGGCAAAAGCACTTGAAAAAGCCAAAAAAGAGAAGAAATTAATCTTTTTTGATGCTTATACCAGTTGGTGCGGTCCTTGTAAAATGCTTCAAAAAAACGTCTTTACCCGCAGCGACGTTGGCGAATACTTCAATGCTAATTTCATCAATATCAAAAAAGACATGGAAGAGGGCGAAGGCCCCCGATTGGCCACAATGTACCCAATTGAAGGTTATCCTTCATTGTTTTTTATCAATGGAAACGGCAAAGTTGTTACCATGCATTTAGGCGCAATGGACGGGCCTGAGCTCATTAAGTTTGCCAAAATGGTGGCAAGCAAAAAATAA